The following are from one region of the Strix uralensis isolate ZFMK-TIS-50842 chromosome 4, bStrUra1, whole genome shotgun sequence genome:
- the PANK2 gene encoding pantothenate kinase 2, mitochondrial isoform X4 produces the protein MVVAFIQESFLLPPFQGVDFSSSQIGKSCCCPACSCWLISFFPWFGLDIGGTLVKLVYFEPKDITAEEEEEEVENLKSIRKYLTSNVAYGSTGIRDVHLELKDLTLCGRKGNLHFIRFPTHDMPAFIQMGSEKHFSSLHTTLCATGGGAYKFEQDFRTMGDLQLCKLDELDCLIKGVLYIDSVGFNGHSECYYFENPTDAERCQKLPFNLENPYPLLLVNIGSGVSILAVYSKENYKRVTGTSLGGGTFFGLCCLLTGCSTFEEALEMASHGDSTKVDKLVRDIYGGDYERFGLPGWAVASSFGNMMSKEKRESVSKEDLAKATLITITNNIGSIARMCALNENINRVVFVGNFLRINTISMRLLAYALDYWSKGQLKALFLEHEGYFGAVGALLELLDSA, from the exons tCTTTCCTTGGTTTGGCTTGGATATTGGAGGGACCTTGGTCAAACTTGTTTATTTTGAACCAAAGGACATCACcgctgaagaagaggaggaggaagtggaaaATCTCAAAAGCATCCGCAAATACCTGACATCAAATGTAGCCTATGGATCTACAGGCATTCGGGATGTGCACCTTGAACTAAAGGACCTTACCCTGTGTGGACGTAAAGGCAATCTGCACTTTATACGCTTTCCTACTCATGACATGCCCGCTTTTATTCAAATGGGAAGCGAAAAACACTTCTCAAGCCTCCATACTACCTTATGTGCCACGGGAGGTGGAGCGTACAAATTTGAGCAGGACTTTCGCACA ATGGGTGACCTTCAGCTTTGTAAGCTAGATGAACTCGATTGCCTTATTAAAGGAGTTTTGTACATTGATTCAGTGGGATTCAATGGACATTCAGAGTGCTACTATTTTGAAAACCCGACGGATGCTGAAAGATGTCAGAAGCTCCCATTCAACTTGGAGAATCCATATCCTCTCCTTTTGGTGAACATTGGCTCAGGGGTCAGCATTTTGGCTGTGTATTCAAAAGAAAACTATAAACGGGTAACGGGCACCAG CCTTGGAGGGGGAACCTTTTTTGGTCTCTGCTGCCTTCTTACCGGTTGCTCTACCTTTGAAGAGGCCCTAGAGATGGCATCCCATGGAGACAGTACCAAAGTGGACAAACTGGTGCGGGACATTTACGGAGGAGACTACGAGCGATTTGGATTGCCAGGCTGGGCTGTAGCGTCCAG CTTCGGAAACATGATGAGCAAGGAGAAGCGGGAATCTGTCAGCAAAGAGGACCTTGCGAAGGCAACTTTAATAACCATCACTAATAACATTGGCTCCATCGCACGGATGTGTGCACTTAACGAG AACATTAATCGAGTGGTGTTCGTTGGCAATTTCCTTCGGATCAATACAATCTCAATGAGGCTTCTGGCATATGCTTTGGACTACTGGTCGAAGGGACAGTTAAAAGCACTTTTCTTGGAACATGAg GGTTATTTTGGTGCAGTCGGTGCTCTTCTGGAACTCCTGGATTCAGCCTGA
- the PANK2 gene encoding pantothenate kinase 2, mitochondrial isoform X3: MGDLQLCKLDELDCLIKGVLYIDSVGFNGHSECYYFENPTDAERCQKLPFNLENPYPLLLVNIGSGVSILAVYSKENYKRVTGTSLGGGTFFGLCCLLTGCSTFEEALEMASHGDSTKVDKLVRDIYGGDYERFGLPGWAVASSFGNMMSKEKRESVSKEDLAKATLITITNNIGSIARMCALNENINRVVFVGNFLRINTISMRLLAYALDYWSKGQLKALFLEHEGYFGAVGALLELLDSA, translated from the exons ATGGGTGACCTTCAGCTTTGTAAGCTAGATGAACTCGATTGCCTTATTAAAGGAGTTTTGTACATTGATTCAGTGGGATTCAATGGACATTCAGAGTGCTACTATTTTGAAAACCCGACGGATGCTGAAAGATGTCAGAAGCTCCCATTCAACTTGGAGAATCCATATCCTCTCCTTTTGGTGAACATTGGCTCAGGGGTCAGCATTTTGGCTGTGTATTCAAAAGAAAACTATAAACGGGTAACGGGCACCAG CCTTGGAGGGGGAACCTTTTTTGGTCTCTGCTGCCTTCTTACCGGTTGCTCTACCTTTGAAGAGGCCCTAGAGATGGCATCCCATGGAGACAGTACCAAAGTGGACAAACTGGTGCGGGACATTTACGGAGGAGACTACGAGCGATTTGGATTGCCAGGCTGGGCTGTAGCGTCCAG CTTCGGAAACATGATGAGCAAGGAGAAGCGGGAATCTGTCAGCAAAGAGGACCTTGCGAAGGCAACTTTAATAACCATCACTAATAACATTGGCTCCATCGCACGGATGTGTGCACTTAACGAG AACATTAATCGAGTGGTGTTCGTTGGCAATTTCCTTCGGATCAATACAATCTCAATGAGGCTTCTGGCATATGCTTTGGACTACTGGTCGAAGGGACAGTTAAAAGCACTTTTCTTGGAACATGAg GGTTATTTTGGTGCAGTCGGTGCTCTTCTGGAACTCCTGGATTCAGCCTGA
- the PANK2 gene encoding pantothenate kinase 2, mitochondrial isoform X2: MPAFIQMGSEKHFSSLHTTLCATGGGAYKFEQDFRTMGDLQLCKLDELDCLIKGVLYIDSVGFNGHSECYYFENPTDAERCQKLPFNLENPYPLLLVNIGSGVSILAVYSKENYKRVTGTSLGGGTFFGLCCLLTGCSTFEEALEMASHGDSTKVDKLVRDIYGGDYERFGLPGWAVASSFGNMMSKEKRESVSKEDLAKATLITITNNIGSIARMCALNENINRVVFVGNFLRINTISMRLLAYALDYWSKGQLKALFLEHEGYFGAVGALLELLDSA; encoded by the exons ATGCCCGCTTTTATTCAAATGGGAAGCGAAAAACACTTCTCAAGCCTCCATACTACCTTATGTGCCACGGGAGGTGGAGCGTACAAATTTGAGCAGGACTTTCGCACA ATGGGTGACCTTCAGCTTTGTAAGCTAGATGAACTCGATTGCCTTATTAAAGGAGTTTTGTACATTGATTCAGTGGGATTCAATGGACATTCAGAGTGCTACTATTTTGAAAACCCGACGGATGCTGAAAGATGTCAGAAGCTCCCATTCAACTTGGAGAATCCATATCCTCTCCTTTTGGTGAACATTGGCTCAGGGGTCAGCATTTTGGCTGTGTATTCAAAAGAAAACTATAAACGGGTAACGGGCACCAG CCTTGGAGGGGGAACCTTTTTTGGTCTCTGCTGCCTTCTTACCGGTTGCTCTACCTTTGAAGAGGCCCTAGAGATGGCATCCCATGGAGACAGTACCAAAGTGGACAAACTGGTGCGGGACATTTACGGAGGAGACTACGAGCGATTTGGATTGCCAGGCTGGGCTGTAGCGTCCAG CTTCGGAAACATGATGAGCAAGGAGAAGCGGGAATCTGTCAGCAAAGAGGACCTTGCGAAGGCAACTTTAATAACCATCACTAATAACATTGGCTCCATCGCACGGATGTGTGCACTTAACGAG AACATTAATCGAGTGGTGTTCGTTGGCAATTTCCTTCGGATCAATACAATCTCAATGAGGCTTCTGGCATATGCTTTGGACTACTGGTCGAAGGGACAGTTAAAAGCACTTTTCTTGGAACATGAg GGTTATTTTGGTGCAGTCGGTGCTCTTCTGGAACTCCTGGATTCAGCCTGA